From Oncorhynchus mykiss isolate Arlee chromosome 6, USDA_OmykA_1.1, whole genome shotgun sequence, the proteins below share one genomic window:
- the LOC118965061 gene encoding leucine-rich repeat extensin-like protein 1 gives MPPPTSLFSSPTFLFSSPCLLLPPCSPALPPPTSLFSSPTSLFSSPTSLFSSPTSPYLPILQPYLPPLPPPTSLFSSPCLPPPPCSPAPAFPYLQILQTMPPPTSKFSRRCLPPPPYSPAPASSYLPILQPMPPPTSLFSSSCLPLSPNSPDDASPHLPILQPLPPPTSLFSSPCLLLPPYSPAPASSYLPILQPLPSPISIFSSPCLPPPPYSPAHASPTSLFSSPCLPLPPCSPAPASPHLPVLQPHLPVLQPLPPPTSLFFSPCLPVPPYSPAPVSSNQTEC, from the exons AtgcctccccctacctccctgtTCTCCAGCCCCACCTTCCTGTTCTCCAGCCCCTGCCTCCTCTTACCTCCCTGTTCTCCAGCCCtgcctcctcctacctccctGTTCTCCAGCCCCACCTCCCTGTTCTCCAGCCCTACCTCCCTGTTCTCCAGCCccacctccccctacctccctatTCTCCAGCCCTACCTCCCT CCCCtgcctcctcctacctccctGTTCTCCAGCCCATGcctccccccacctccctgtTCTCCAGCTCCTGCCTTCCCCTATCTCCAAATTCTCCAGACGATGCCTCCCCCCACCTCCAAATTCTCCAGACGATgcctccccccacctccctatTCTCCAGCCCCtgcctcctcctacctccctaTTCTCCAGCCCATGcctccccccacctccctgtTCTCCAGCTCCTGCCTTCCCCTATCTCCAAATTCTCCAGACGATgcctccccccacctccctatTCTCCAGCCCCTgcctccccccacctccctatTCTCCAGCCCAtgcctcctcctacctccctaTTCTCCAGCCCCAGCCTCCTCCTACCTCCCAATTCTACAGCCCCTGCCTTCCCCTATCTCCATATTCTCCAGCCCATGCCTTCCCCCACCTCCCTATTCTCCAGCCCATGCCTCCCCCACCTCCCTGTTCTCCAGCCCCtgcctccccctacctccctgtTCTCCAGCCCCTGcctccccccacctccctgtTCTCCAGCCCCACCTCCCTGTCCTTCAGCCCCTGcctccccccacctccctgtTCTTCAGCCCCtgcctccctgtacctccctattcTCCAGCCCCTGTGTCCTCCAATCAGACGGAGTGTTGA